A window of Sphingomonas sp. Leaf357 contains these coding sequences:
- a CDS encoding cytochrome b, translating to MSFPWAKHYAPTNPFMKWMDERLPVPRLVYNAVGAGYPVPRNLNYFWNFGVLAGAALGIQIITGIVLAMHYAANGGVAFDSVEHIMRDVNAGWFLRYAHANGASMFFIVVYLHIFRGLYYGSYKAPREMVWLLGVVIFLLMMATAFMGYVLPWGQMSFWGAQVITGFFSAIPGVGETIRVWLLGGFAPDDAALNRFFSLHYLLPFVIAAVIILHIWALHIPGSNNPTGVAVKGEQDTVPFHPYYTAKDGFGLGIFLLVFAGLLFFYPNYLGHPDNYIPANPLSTPAHIVPEWYFWPFYAILRAFTADFILPAKLWGVLAMFGSILLLFFLPWLDSSPVRSNNYRPKARIAFWVLVLDVLILGYCGGSAADPAYVITSQIAAIYYFAHFLIILPMISRSERPLPLPNSITEAVLAKHGGTSPAHSALAS from the coding sequence ATGAGCTTTCCCTGGGCCAAGCATTACGCACCGACCAATCCATTCATGAAGTGGATGGACGAACGGCTGCCCGTTCCGCGTCTCGTCTACAACGCGGTCGGTGCGGGCTATCCGGTGCCGCGCAACCTCAATTACTTCTGGAACTTCGGCGTGCTCGCGGGCGCGGCGCTCGGCATCCAGATCATTACCGGTATCGTGCTCGCCATGCACTACGCGGCCAATGGCGGCGTGGCGTTCGATTCGGTCGAACACATCATGCGCGACGTCAACGCCGGGTGGTTCCTGCGCTATGCCCACGCAAACGGCGCGTCGATGTTCTTCATCGTCGTCTATCTGCACATCTTCCGCGGACTCTATTACGGATCCTACAAGGCTCCGCGAGAGATGGTGTGGCTGCTCGGCGTCGTGATCTTCCTGCTGATGATGGCCACCGCGTTCATGGGCTACGTTCTGCCATGGGGCCAGATGAGCTTCTGGGGCGCGCAGGTGATTACCGGCTTCTTCTCGGCGATACCGGGGGTCGGCGAAACGATCCGCGTGTGGTTGCTCGGCGGCTTCGCGCCGGACGACGCGGCGCTCAACCGCTTCTTCTCGCTGCACTATCTGCTGCCGTTCGTGATCGCAGCCGTCATCATCCTGCACATCTGGGCGCTGCACATTCCTGGGTCGAACAACCCGACCGGCGTGGCGGTGAAGGGCGAACAGGATACGGTACCGTTCCATCCTTACTACACCGCGAAGGACGGCTTCGGCCTCGGCATCTTCCTGCTCGTGTTCGCAGGCCTGCTATTCTTCTACCCGAACTATCTCGGACACCCGGACAACTACATTCCGGCGAACCCGCTCTCGACGCCCGCGCACATCGTTCCGGAATGGTATTTCTGGCCGTTCTACGCGATCCTGCGCGCCTTCACCGCGGATTTCATCTTGCCGGCGAAGCTGTGGGGCGTGCTGGCGATGTTCGGTTCGATCCTGCTGCTGTTCTTCCTGCCCTGGCTGGATAGCTCGCCGGTGCGGTCGAACAATTATCGCCCGAAGGCGCGGATTGCGTTCTGGGTGCTGGTGCTCGACGTGCTGATCCTCGGCTATTGCGGTGGCTCGGCGGCCGATCCGGCCTATGTCATCACCAGCCAGATCGCCGCGATCTACTATTTCGCGCACTTCCTGATCATCCTGCCGATGATCTCGCGTTCGGAACGGCCGCTGCCGCTACCGAATTCGATTACCGAGGCGGTGCTGGCGAAGCATGGCGGCACCAGCCCCGCGCACAGCGCGCTGGCGTCGTAA
- a CDS encoding XdhC family protein produces the protein MADNDSVLSAAAAWKGAPMAIATVVSTWGSAPRPRGSHMIVHRDGRFEGSVSGGCVESDILATAAEVIAGAPFVVKSYGVEDAAAWEVGLPCGGEIAVMVQPVSAEGFDPELFDRISEARDSGKGLSVTTDLDSGASSLRPAQGATFVNRYDPPRRLLIVGAVQIAQALAGLARELGVATVVIDPRARFLTEERFPGVALDDGWPDEAVAAYAPGPSTAVVTLSHDTKIDDPALIAALASDAAYIGALGSRRSHAARRERLAAAGVSEDRIDRIDAPVGLDIGAIGPAEIALSIAAAMIAAFNARDGLKKPAASLLAAGA, from the coding sequence ATGGCCGATAACGATTCCGTACTGTCCGCAGCCGCCGCCTGGAAGGGCGCGCCGATGGCGATCGCCACCGTGGTGAGCACCTGGGGTTCGGCGCCGCGCCCGCGGGGCAGCCATATGATCGTGCACCGCGACGGCCGATTCGAAGGCTCCGTCTCGGGCGGCTGCGTGGAAAGCGACATTCTCGCCACCGCGGCGGAAGTGATCGCCGGCGCGCCGTTCGTCGTGAAGAGCTACGGCGTCGAGGATGCCGCCGCCTGGGAAGTCGGCCTGCCCTGCGGCGGCGAGATCGCGGTGATGGTGCAGCCGGTGTCGGCCGAGGGGTTCGATCCCGAACTGTTCGACCGCATTTCCGAAGCGCGTGATAGCGGCAAGGGGCTGTCGGTGACGACCGATCTCGACAGCGGTGCCAGTTCGCTGCGCCCGGCGCAGGGAGCGACGTTCGTCAACCGCTACGATCCGCCGCGCCGCCTGCTGATCGTCGGCGCGGTGCAGATCGCTCAGGCGCTGGCGGGCCTCGCGCGCGAACTGGGCGTCGCGACGGTCGTGATCGATCCGCGCGCGCGCTTCCTGACCGAGGAGCGCTTCCCTGGCGTAGCGCTCGACGATGGCTGGCCGGACGAGGCGGTCGCCGCCTATGCGCCCGGCCCGTCGACGGCCGTGGTGACGCTCAGCCACGACACCAAGATCGACGATCCGGCACTGATCGCCGCGCTCGCCAGCGACGCCGCTTATATCGGCGCGCTGGGATCGCGCCGCAGCCATGCCGCGCGGCGCGAGCGGCTCGCGGCGGCCGGCGTGAGCGAGGATCGGATCGACCGGATCGACGCGCCGGTCGGCCTGGATATCGGCGCGATCGGCCCGGCGGAGATCGCCCTTTCGATCGCCGCCGCGATGATCGCCGCGTTCAATGCCCGCGACGGCCTCAAGAAGCCGGCCGCCTCGCTGCTTGCGGCCGGGGCATGA
- the phhA gene encoding phenylalanine 4-monooxygenase, producing the protein MTDDTHVLNSPPNASADWTIPQDWSHYTAEDHATWDTLFERQAKLLPGRASNAWLRGLDVLKLSKPGIPDFEELSERLMRLTGWQVVAVPGLVPDDVFFDHMANRRFVAGNFIRRPDQLDYLQEPDVFHDVFGHVPMLADPVFADYLAAYGRGGQRALGLDALKYLGRLYWYTVEFGLIAEPEGLRIYGSGIVSSFAESRFALDDPSPNRIVLDLARVMRTEYRIDDFQQNYFVIPSFDELLRLTVETDFAPLYEELKALPDIPVAQIEPGDEVITRGTQAYASGNS; encoded by the coding sequence ATGACCGACGATACGCATGTTCTGAACAGCCCGCCGAATGCTTCCGCCGATTGGACGATCCCGCAGGATTGGTCGCATTATACCGCCGAGGATCATGCGACCTGGGACACGTTGTTCGAACGGCAGGCCAAATTGCTGCCCGGTCGCGCTTCCAATGCGTGGCTGCGCGGGCTCGACGTGCTCAAGCTCAGCAAGCCCGGCATTCCGGATTTCGAGGAATTGAGCGAACGGCTGATGCGATTGACCGGCTGGCAGGTCGTCGCGGTGCCGGGGCTGGTGCCGGACGACGTGTTCTTCGATCACATGGCCAATCGCCGCTTCGTCGCCGGAAATTTCATCCGCCGCCCCGATCAGCTCGACTATCTACAGGAGCCCGACGTCTTCCACGACGTGTTCGGCCATGTGCCGATGCTCGCGGATCCGGTGTTCGCCGATTACCTCGCGGCCTATGGGCGCGGCGGGCAGCGCGCGCTGGGGCTGGACGCGCTGAAATATCTCGGGCGCCTGTACTGGTACACGGTGGAATTCGGCCTGATCGCGGAGCCGGAGGGCCTGCGCATCTATGGCTCGGGCATCGTCTCAAGCTTCGCGGAAAGCCGCTTCGCGCTGGACGATCCGTCGCCCAATCGGATAGTCCTCGATCTGGCGCGGGTGATGCGCACCGAATACCGGATCGATGATTTCCAGCAGAACTATTTCGTGATTCCCAGCTTCGACGAACTGCTGCGCCTGACCGTGGAGACGGATTTCGCGCCGCTCTACGAGGAACTGAAGGCGCTGCCCGACATCCCGGTGGCGCAGATCGAGCCCGGCGACGAGGTGATCACGCGGGGCACGCAAGCCTATGCTTCGGGTAATAGTTAG
- a CDS encoding 50S ribosomal protein L11 methyltransferase produces the protein MIDSWKLTLPCTRAEAEAIDAADDLAIDAVIMTTETVEDDVETWRLDAYSEHEPGPAMIAALKALVPSAADIDPVIEALSPKDWVTMSQAGLEPIREGRFVVHTSAHPIDPPEGGRAFLIDAGNAFGTGHHATTSGCLNMLDGLADRDFANVIDIGTGTGLLAFAAAHLWPGAAIMATDIDPAAVEVTRDNAARNGVEGIALVTADGALDDTITSRAPYDLVIANILAGPLVSMAPELAAISDEGATIVLAGLLDTQRQAVVDAFTACGATLDAVDRRGDWTILRLTASAERYEPTKPFDPKGRDGWALDI, from the coding sequence ATGATCGATTCCTGGAAGCTCACTCTGCCGTGCACGCGCGCGGAGGCCGAGGCGATCGACGCCGCCGACGATCTTGCAATCGACGCGGTGATCATGACGACCGAAACGGTCGAGGACGATGTCGAGACGTGGCGGCTGGACGCCTATAGCGAGCATGAACCGGGCCCGGCGATGATCGCCGCGCTCAAGGCCTTGGTACCGAGCGCCGCCGATATCGACCCCGTGATCGAAGCGCTCAGCCCCAAAGACTGGGTGACGATGAGCCAGGCGGGGCTCGAGCCGATCCGCGAGGGGCGCTTCGTCGTGCACACCAGCGCGCATCCGATCGACCCTCCGGAGGGCGGCCGGGCGTTCCTGATCGATGCCGGGAATGCCTTCGGCACCGGGCATCATGCCACGACCAGCGGGTGCCTGAACATGCTCGACGGGCTGGCCGATCGCGATTTCGCCAATGTGATCGATATCGGCACCGGCACCGGCCTGCTCGCCTTCGCGGCGGCACACCTGTGGCCGGGCGCCGCGATCATGGCAACCGACATCGACCCCGCCGCCGTGGAGGTGACGCGCGACAACGCCGCGCGCAACGGCGTGGAGGGCATCGCGCTCGTCACCGCGGACGGCGCGCTGGACGACACGATCACGTCGCGCGCGCCCTACGACCTCGTCATCGCCAACATCCTTGCCGGCCCGCTCGTCTCGATGGCACCGGAACTGGCCGCGATCTCGGACGAGGGCGCGACGATCGTGCTGGCGGGACTGTTGGACACGCAGCGTCAGGCGGTGGTCGATGCGTTTACGGCCTGCGGCGCGACGCTGGACGCGGTGGACAGGCGCGGCGACTGGACGATCCTGCGGCTCACGGCCAGTGCGGAACGCTATGAGCCGACCAAGCCGTTCGATCCCAAGGGTCGCGATGGCTGGGCGCTGGATATCTAA
- a CDS encoding tRNA (cytidine(34)-2'-O)-methyltransferase, with amino-acid sequence MRIALYQPDIAGNVGAILRTAACLGLGVDLIEPMGFAWSDKALARAGMDYVGAVDVVRHADWETFAAGVRGRIVLLTTKGAVRLHAAQFRADDLLLMGSEGAGVPEAVHDRADLRVVIPMRPGMRSMNISVSAAIVASEALRQTGGWPD; translated from the coding sequence ATGCGCATAGCCCTGTACCAGCCCGATATCGCCGGCAATGTCGGTGCCATCCTCCGCACCGCCGCCTGCCTCGGGCTCGGCGTAGATCTGATCGAACCGATGGGATTCGCGTGGAGCGACAAGGCATTGGCGCGGGCCGGCATGGATTATGTCGGCGCGGTAGATGTCGTGCGCCATGCCGATTGGGAAACCTTTGCCGCCGGCGTGCGGGGGCGGATCGTGCTGCTCACGACCAAGGGCGCGGTGCGGCTGCACGCGGCCCAGTTCCGCGCCGACGACCTGCTGCTGATGGGCAGCGAGGGCGCGGGCGTGCCGGAAGCGGTGCATGATCGCGCCGATCTGCGCGTGGTGATCCCGATGCGGCCCGGCATGCGATCGATGAACATCTCGGTATCGGCGGCGATCGTGGCGAGCGAGGCGCTGCGGCAGACCGGAGGCTGGCCGGACTAG
- a CDS encoding esterase/lipase family protein, whose translation MPQETDARPPSKLLWALEVPRAFASLPPLIAARRRLMAMPRGDGRPVLILPGLVNSDRSTFVLRRYLNALGYRAEGWGLGRNLGSRAIGAEGELLFDRIRRLHAETGEPVTLIGISLGGIMARLAAHRLSDAVREVITISSPYAGHPRATNVWRVFELVSGEKVDADRVTLQRAEILAPLPVPATAIWSRSDGLVNGTICRVEDEPGCRAVEVRSSHLWVQMRAEVLAAVAGVLGGVDPQN comes from the coding sequence ATGCCGCAGGAAACGGATGCACGCCCACCTTCCAAATTGCTCTGGGCGCTGGAAGTGCCGCGGGCCTTCGCCAGCCTGCCGCCACTGATCGCGGCGCGGCGCCGGCTGATGGCGATGCCACGCGGCGACGGGCGGCCGGTGCTGATCCTGCCCGGTCTGGTCAATTCGGACCGTTCGACCTTCGTACTCAGGCGCTATCTGAACGCGCTCGGCTATCGCGCGGAAGGCTGGGGGCTGGGACGCAATCTCGGCAGCCGGGCGATCGGTGCCGAGGGCGAATTGCTGTTCGACCGCATCCGCCGGTTGCACGCCGAAACCGGAGAGCCGGTGACGCTGATCGGCATCAGCCTGGGCGGGATCATGGCGCGGCTCGCGGCGCACCGCCTGAGCGACGCGGTGCGCGAGGTGATCACGATCAGCTCGCCTTATGCCGGGCACCCGCGCGCGACCAACGTGTGGCGCGTGTTCGAACTGGTCAGCGGCGAGAAGGTCGATGCCGATCGCGTCACCCTGCAGCGCGCGGAGATCCTGGCACCGCTCCCCGTCCCCGCCACCGCGATCTGGAGCCGCAGCGACGGACTGGTCAACGGCACGATCTGCCGGGTGGAGGACGAACCCGGCTGCCGGGCGGTCGAGGTGCGGAGCAGCCACTTGTGGGTGCAGATGCGCGCCGAGGTGCTGGCGGCGGTGGCGGGGGTGTTGGGTGGGGTGGATCCTCAAAACTGA
- the hemF gene encoding oxygen-dependent coproporphyrinogen oxidase has translation MILDSEQTAARTWFESLRDRICAEFVAIEREAGSDADFDYIAWDRTDPSGEPGGGGVRGVMKGRVFEKVGVNVSTVGGTLEGDFAKSINGAADDPAFFATGISLVAHMANPHVPAVHMNCRFLVTTKRWFGGGADLNPPLPVAADTEDFHATLKAACDAHAPGDYPRFSKWAEDYFYIPHRQVHRGVGGIFFDHLEGDFAANFAFTQDVGRAFLDTYPRIVRRRMNDAFDDADIAAMHAWRGRYAEFNLVYDRGTLFGLKTGGNIDAILMSLPPVATWE, from the coding sequence ATGATACTCGATTCCGAACAGACCGCCGCCCGAACCTGGTTCGAATCCCTTCGCGACCGGATCTGCGCCGAGTTCGTGGCGATCGAACGCGAGGCGGGCTCCGACGCGGATTTCGACTATATCGCGTGGGACCGCACCGACCCTAGTGGCGAGCCGGGCGGTGGCGGCGTGCGCGGGGTGATGAAGGGGCGGGTGTTCGAGAAGGTCGGGGTCAACGTCTCGACCGTCGGCGGAACGCTGGAGGGCGATTTTGCCAAGTCGATCAACGGCGCGGCCGATGATCCGGCCTTCTTCGCTACCGGCATCAGCCTGGTCGCGCACATGGCCAATCCGCACGTGCCGGCGGTGCACATGAACTGCCGCTTCCTCGTCACCACCAAGCGCTGGTTCGGCGGCGGCGCGGATCTCAACCCGCCTCTCCCGGTGGCGGCGGACACCGAGGATTTCCACGCCACGCTGAAGGCCGCGTGCGATGCGCATGCGCCGGGGGATTATCCCCGGTTCAGCAAATGGGCGGAGGACTATTTCTACATTCCGCACCGCCAGGTCCATCGCGGCGTCGGGGGGATTTTCTTCGATCATTTGGAGGGCGATTTCGCGGCGAACTTCGCCTTCACGCAGGATGTCGGGCGCGCGTTTCTCGACACTTACCCGCGAATCGTGCGGCGGCGGATGAACGATGCGTTCGACGATGCCGACATTGCCGCGATGCACGCGTGGCGCGGGCGCTATGCCGAATTCAACCTCGTTTACGATCGCGGCACGTTGTTCGGGCTGAAGACCGGGGGCAATATCGACGCGATCCTAATGAGCCTGCCGCCCGTCGCGACGTGGGAGTGA
- the petA gene encoding ubiquinol-cytochrome c reductase iron-sulfur subunit, translated as MASVDTAVPPGEDPAPYHEEVSDPRRRDFINIAAVAWIGVGGATVLLPLINQMNPSADVLAQATTEIDLSKIVPGQAIKTSFRKQPLFVRNLTPAEIAAADAVPVSELRDPQTLEQRTKEGKKNWLITMGVCTHLGCVPLGAGEGENRGPFGGYFCPCHGSAYDTAARIRKGPAPLNLHVPDYKFSSDTTVTVG; from the coding sequence ATGGCTAGTGTGGATACCGCTGTCCCCCCCGGTGAAGATCCGGCTCCTTACCACGAGGAGGTCTCCGACCCGCGTCGGCGCGACTTCATCAACATCGCAGCCGTCGCCTGGATCGGCGTCGGCGGCGCGACCGTCCTGCTGCCGCTCATCAACCAGATGAACCCGAGCGCGGACGTGCTGGCGCAGGCGACGACCGAGATTGATCTGTCCAAGATCGTGCCCGGCCAGGCGATCAAGACCTCGTTCCGCAAGCAGCCGCTGTTCGTGCGCAACCTGACCCCGGCCGAGATCGCCGCGGCCGATGCCGTGCCGGTCAGCGAACTGCGCGATCCGCAGACGCTCGAGCAGCGCACGAAGGAAGGCAAGAAGAACTGGCTGATCACGATGGGTGTCTGCACCCATCTCGGCTGCGTTCCGCTGGGCGCCGGCGAGGGCGAGAATCGCGGGCCGTTCGGCGGCTATTTCTGCCCGTGCCACGGTTCGGCCTACGATACCGCTGCGCGCATCCGCAAAGGCCCGGCACCGCTGAACCTGCACGTGCCGGACTACAAGTTTTCGTCAGACACGACCGTGACCGTCGGTTGA
- the lipB gene encoding lipoyl(octanoyl) transferase LipB, with the protein MIPDPSPEWRVSPGLVDYATALAEMEARAAAVAAGDARELLWLLEHPPVYTAGTSAAADELIDPRFPVVSAGRGGRYTYHGPGQRIGYLVLDLNQRGRDVRCFVHSVEGWVIAALGEIGIEAFRAPGRIGIWTLDDGREAKIGAIGVRVKRWITMHGFSVNLSPDLAHFGGIVPCGIADYGVTSAATLGKSADLATFDAALALHRDAFLETLSCGAQNSA; encoded by the coding sequence GTGATACCCGATCCTTCCCCCGAATGGCGCGTGTCGCCCGGCCTCGTCGATTACGCGACCGCGCTCGCCGAAATGGAGGCGCGCGCCGCCGCCGTGGCGGCGGGCGATGCGCGCGAACTGCTGTGGCTGCTCGAACACCCTCCGGTTTACACCGCCGGCACCAGCGCGGCGGCGGACGAGTTGATCGATCCGCGCTTCCCGGTCGTATCCGCCGGACGCGGCGGGCGCTATACCTATCACGGGCCGGGGCAGCGGATCGGCTATCTCGTGCTGGATCTCAACCAGCGCGGGCGTGACGTGCGATGCTTCGTCCACAGTGTCGAAGGATGGGTGATCGCAGCGCTCGGCGAGATCGGTATCGAGGCGTTCCGCGCGCCGGGGCGGATCGGCATCTGGACGCTGGACGACGGCCGGGAGGCGAAGATCGGCGCGATCGGGGTGCGGGTGAAGCGCTGGATCACAATGCACGGCTTTTCGGTCAACCTGTCGCCCGACCTCGCGCATTTCGGTGGCATTGTGCCGTGCGGCATCGCCGATTACGGCGTGACGAGTGCGGCAACCCTCGGTAAAAGCGCGGATCTTGCAACTTTTGATGCCGCGCTTGCGTTGCATCGCGATGCGTTTCTCGAAACACTTTCTTGTGGCGCACAAAACTCCGCTTGA
- a CDS encoding glycerophosphodiester phosphodiesterase produces the protein MTKQKLLSPVIIIAHRGVSGLRPEHTIASYTLAIEQGADFIEPDLVLTKDDVFVARHENDITETSDVAKHPEFADRKTTKVIDGEKHVGWFTEDFTLAELKTLRAKERLPLLRPDNARYDGQFEIPTLAEIIALAKKHSVGGRVVGIYPETKHPSYFAGIGHPMEAHLVRELKAAGWDSASAPVFIQSFEVDNLKALHKLTRIRLIQLMDKKGAPADNATPSYAAMTTPEGFKAVAAYAYGIGPNKDMVDATLVANAHAAGLRVHPWTFRAENFFLPPALWSGVNPRAHGRLSDEIRRYLDLGIDGFFTDFTAIGVEARAASRSGK, from the coding sequence ATGACCAAGCAGAAGCTGCTCTCGCCCGTCATCATCATCGCGCATCGCGGCGTCAGCGGTCTGCGGCCGGAACATACGATCGCGTCCTACACGCTGGCGATCGAGCAGGGCGCGGACTTCATCGAGCCCGATCTGGTGCTGACCAAGGACGACGTGTTCGTCGCCCGTCACGAAAACGACATCACCGAGACGAGCGACGTCGCCAAACACCCCGAATTCGCCGATCGCAAGACAACCAAGGTGATCGACGGCGAAAAGCATGTCGGCTGGTTCACCGAGGATTTCACGCTCGCCGAGCTGAAGACGCTGCGCGCGAAGGAACGCCTGCCGCTGCTGCGCCCCGACAACGCCAGATATGACGGCCAGTTCGAGATCCCGACTTTGGCCGAGATCATCGCGCTGGCGAAGAAGCATTCCGTCGGCGGTCGCGTGGTCGGCATCTATCCCGAGACCAAGCATCCGAGCTACTTCGCCGGCATCGGCCACCCGATGGAGGCGCATCTGGTGCGCGAACTGAAGGCGGCCGGCTGGGACAGCGCGAGTGCGCCGGTATTCATCCAGTCGTTCGAGGTCGACAATCTCAAGGCGCTGCACAAGCTGACCAGGATTCGCCTGATCCAGCTGATGGACAAGAAGGGCGCGCCGGCCGACAATGCTACGCCGAGTTATGCCGCGATGACCACGCCCGAGGGGTTCAAGGCGGTGGCCGCCTATGCATACGGGATCGGCCCGAACAAGGACATGGTCGACGCGACATTGGTCGCCAATGCGCATGCAGCGGGCCTGCGCGTCCATCCCTGGACGTTCCGCGCGGAGAATTTCTTCCTGCCGCCGGCCCTGTGGTCCGGCGTCAATCCGCGCGCGCATGGCCGTCTTTCGGACGAAATTCGGCGCTATCTCGATCTCGGCATCGATGGCTTCTTCACCGATTTCACCGCGATCGGGGTCGAGGCGCGCGCTGCGTCGCGATCGGGGAAATGA
- a CDS encoding cytochrome c1, whose protein sequence is MVRFIAMLVGIAFAGVLAIALFSSVSGVITDPPAPTAEHEFHRHPKDLDLASNGPLGKFDMRQVQRGLQVYKEVCSACHSLRLVSFRDIKDMGYSDGQVKAFAASYDNIPSINPDTGEVATRKGVPSDRFPSPFANDVAARAANNNALPPDLSLMTKARHDGPAYIYSLLTGFQNQPAELLKKFPDAKTPAGLHYNPYFANLNIAMAPPLTADGQVTYSDGTKSTVDQMAKDVAAFLTWTAEPKMQTRHSAGLAAMLFLLIFCVLAYGAYQNVWRNVKH, encoded by the coding sequence ATGGTTCGCTTTATCGCAATGCTCGTCGGGATCGCCTTTGCCGGCGTCCTCGCGATCGCTCTGTTCAGCAGCGTTTCCGGGGTGATCACCGATCCTCCGGCACCGACTGCCGAGCATGAATTCCATCGCCATCCGAAGGACCTCGATCTGGCCAGCAACGGCCCGCTCGGCAAATTCGACATGCGCCAGGTCCAGCGCGGCCTGCAGGTGTACAAGGAAGTCTGCTCGGCCTGCCACTCGTTGCGCCTGGTGTCGTTCCGCGACATCAAGGACATGGGCTATAGCGACGGCCAGGTGAAGGCGTTCGCCGCAAGCTACGACAATATCCCGTCGATCAATCCGGACACGGGCGAGGTTGCCACGCGCAAGGGCGTTCCGTCGGATCGTTTCCCGTCGCCGTTCGCGAACGACGTCGCGGCCCGCGCCGCGAACAACAACGCGCTGCCGCCAGATCTGTCGCTGATGACCAAGGCGCGTCATGACGGCCCGGCCTATATCTATTCGCTGCTCACCGGGTTCCAGAACCAGCCGGCCGAGCTGCTGAAGAAGTTCCCGGATGCGAAGACGCCGGCGGGGCTGCACTACAATCCGTATTTCGCGAACCTCAACATCGCGATGGCGCCGCCGCTGACCGCCGATGGCCAGGTGACGTACAGCGACGGCACCAAATCGACGGTCGACCAGATGGCGAAGGACGTCGCGGCGTTCCTCACCTGGACCGCCGAGCCGAAGATGCAGACCCGCCACAGCGCCGGCCTCGCGGCGATGCTGTTTCTGTTGATCTTCTGCGTCCTAGCGTATGGCGCGTATCAGAACGTCTGGCGCAACGTTAAGCATTGA
- a CDS encoding cytochrome c, giving the protein MRWILGVAILLAGCAKAPDVAHGRRIATFMGCISCHGERLDGHLFEENADFAIAYSANLSRIVPRRSDPELAATLRTGRRPDGSALWFMPTFAHRAIDDADLRDLLAWLRSVPPSGKDHPAIVRGPQFALALKAGFQDSASEAERLKGREPIETGPATERGRYLTRLACAECHGPDLHGPKDPRPGDAPDLAVAAAYGLPELTTLLRTGRARGHRLVGLMSEEAPKRLHALSDAEIADMHAYLEARAQRR; this is encoded by the coding sequence ATGCGCTGGATATTGGGGGTGGCGATCCTGCTGGCCGGGTGTGCCAAGGCACCGGATGTCGCGCATGGCCGGCGCATCGCGACCTTCATGGGCTGCATCAGTTGCCACGGCGAACGGCTCGACGGTCATCTCTTCGAAGAGAATGCCGATTTCGCGATCGCATACAGCGCCAACCTGTCCAGGATCGTCCCGCGCCGGAGCGATCCGGAACTGGCCGCGACGCTGCGCACCGGCCGGCGCCCCGACGGCAGCGCCTTGTGGTTCATGCCGACCTTTGCGCATCGGGCGATCGACGATGCCGACCTGCGCGATCTGCTCGCGTGGCTGCGCAGCGTACCGCCGAGCGGGAAGGATCATCCCGCGATCGTGCGCGGGCCGCAATTCGCGCTGGCGCTCAAGGCCGGATTTCAGGATTCGGCGAGCGAAGCGGAGCGATTGAAGGGGCGCGAGCCGATCGAGACCGGCCCGGCGACCGAGCGGGGCCGGTACCTGACCCGATTGGCCTGCGCGGAATGTCACGGCCCCGATCTGCATGGGCCGAAGGATCCGAGGCCCGGCGATGCGCCGGATCTCGCGGTGGCCGCCGCCTATGGCCTGCCCGAACTGACGACGTTGCTGCGCACCGGGCGCGCGCGGGGTCACCGTCTCGTCGGCCTGATGAGCGAGGAGGCACCCAAACGGCTTCATGCCTTGTCCGATGCCGAGATCGCGGATATGCACGCCTATCTCGAGGCGAGGGCGCAGCGACGCTAG
- a CDS encoding GNAT family N-acetyltransferase: protein MGLIPVAPDEVATIVTTLEMSKRPPARPLPESRLRLVRWDLPSPDAYRALFRRVGAPWLWFSRLMMDDATLAAIIHHPDVRIFAATDPAGIEIGMLELDFRNPATCELSYVGLIPELTGQGHGRWLMTHALMLAWAKGVERVWVHTCTLDHPSALGFYRASGFTAVSRTIETFPDPRISGALPADAAPQIPSFASRR, encoded by the coding sequence GTGGGACTGATCCCGGTCGCTCCCGACGAGGTGGCGACGATCGTCACCACGCTGGAGATGTCGAAGCGGCCCCCGGCCCGGCCGCTACCCGAATCGCGGCTGCGGCTGGTGCGCTGGGACTTGCCGTCGCCGGACGCGTATCGCGCCCTGTTTCGGCGCGTCGGTGCGCCGTGGCTGTGGTTTTCGCGCCTGATGATGGACGATGCGACGCTCGCCGCGATCATCCACCACCCGGACGTACGCATATTCGCGGCGACCGATCCGGCGGGGATCGAAATCGGCATGCTCGAACTCGATTTCCGCAACCCCGCCACCTGCGAGCTGTCCTATGTCGGGCTGATCCCGGAACTGACCGGGCAGGGCCATGGCCGCTGGCTAATGACGCACGCGCTGATGCTCGCCTGGGCCAAGGGGGTCGAGCGCGTGTGGGTGCACACCTGCACGCTCGATCACCCGAGTGCGCTCGGTTTCTACCGCGCGTCCGGCTTCACCGCCGTGTCACGCACGATCGAGACGTTCCCCGATCCGCGGATCAGCGGTGCCTTGCCCGCCGATGCCGCGCCTCAGATCCCGTCGTTCGCCAGCCGGCGATAG